The Brachyhypopomus gauderio isolate BG-103 chromosome 17, BGAUD_0.2, whole genome shotgun sequence genome includes a window with the following:
- the tagapa gene encoding T cell activation RhoGTPase activating protein a has product MKVLSGHVVTKSQFEDRMDLFIMPAPAAHLMLGHPLPQETHEGSSVNSAHSDNINRKRWRSLFSRVQRKNMDSGCAVPSQRKSLFGQALTDICGKNACPPKPIMDILSVLRRRGPHTLGVFRKAGSARRLKEIKEGLNSGVEVHLKDEPVILLADLLKDFLRHLPGGLLVVEQYHTWMAAMEKDDVHERCTELQRVVNNLPEVNIHLLKHLIGMLHQISVNAATNKMDSNNLALCVSPNLLRTDNMEMMKNVSNLTQFLIDNCCEIFGEDSLTQLGDSDEEDLTDNQDSFHHDSAYDSNDPDVSGSKESVLDMRAVHSDPEDKPLRDEKTSCSHGAVGRQTANPFFRRCSEPAIIFTEGVRNQTPLTRSQTEMNFYDQRLTKQISDECVLFESGRRLLPAQGNICTWTSGQLQLQGTSKANCSCSSSSLESTVSSASDTSFHTSSPVVFSQRRALQRKQSFPARLMPQGNSLTESPKKRSQSMKATNSRTKASFARGGTSKRAEKVLRHSQTLPEVLPLSGAALQKRLSSQEVFQQVDSRVPSSPPSYEQALEDNGHPMLSQRRSLTVEAARCLSKNTCGQSAHPAEGSADSCSVKNCSDIHCCESAESTHISPETAVSPESRQTEVSTTNLATCGQQLALGSHWSVRESYV; this is encoded by the exons ATGAAGGTGTTGAGTGGCCACGTTGTG ACAAAATCACAGTTTGAGGACAGGATGGATCTATTCATCATGCCAGCCCCAGCT GCTCATCTGATGCTGGGACATCCCCTTCCTCAGGAGACACACGAGGGCAGTTCAGTAAACTCTGCCCATTCTG ACAATATCAACCGAAAGCGTTGGAGGAGCCTTTTTAGCCGAGTGCAAAGAAAAAATATGGATTCTGGATGTGCTGTGCCTTCCCAAAGAAAATCATTATTTGGACAAGCTCTCACTGATATTTGTGGAAAAAATGCTTGTCCTCCAAAACCCATTATG GACATCCTCTCGGTTTTAAGAAGACGTGGCCCGCACACATTGGGAGTATTCAGGAAGGCAGGAAGTGCCAGGCGTCTTAAGGAGATCAAGGAGGGACTCAACAGTGGGGTAGAAGTGCATCTAAAAGACGAGCCAGTGATTTTGCTTGCTGATCTTCTCAAG GACTTTTTGAGGCACCTTCCAGGTGGTTTACTGGTGGTGGAACAGTACCACACCTGGATGGCAGCAATGGAAAAGGATGATGTGCATGAGAGATGTACTGAGCTTCAAAG GGTGGTTAATAACCTTCCAGAAGTGAATATTCAccttttgaaacatttgattgGTATGCTGCATCAAATAAGTGTGAATGCAGCTACAAACAAGATGGATTCCAACAATTTAGCCCTTTGTGTTTCACCCAACTTGCTCCGAACTGACAATATGGAAATGATGAAAAAC GTCTCAAACCTGACTCAGTTCCTAATTGACAACTGTTGTGAAATATTTGGTGAGGATTCACTGACACAACTTGGAGACTCAGATGAAGAAGATCTGACTGATAATCAAG ATTCCTTCCACCATGACTCTGCCTACGACAGTAATGACCCTGATGTAAGCGGAAGCAAAGAGAGTGTCCTAGACATGCGTGCTGTCCATTCTGATCCTGAAGACAAACCTCTGCGTGATGAGAAGACTTCCTGCTCACATGGTGCTGTGGGGAGACAGACTGCCAACCCATTCTTTCGCAGGTGCTCTGAGCCAGCAATCATCTTTACCGAAGGCGTTCGAAACCAGACGCCCCTAACCAGGAGTCAGACAGAGATGAACTTTTATGACCAGCGTTTGACAAAGCAAATCTCCGATGAGTGTGTTTTGTTCGAGTCCGGCAGAAGGTTGCTACCTGCACAGGGGAACATCTGCACGTGGACTTCTGGTCAGCTTCAGCTCCAAGGGACCTCTAAAGCTAACTGCTCCTGCTCGTCCAGTTCCCTGGAGAGCACCGTCTCCAGTGCCTCAGACACCTCCTTCCACACCAGCTCCCCCGTTGTCTTCAGCCAGCGACGGGCCCTCCAGCGCAAACAGTCCTTCCCCGCCCGCCTGATGCCACAGGGGAACTCCCTCACCGAGAGCCCCAAAAAACGCTCCCAGTCGATGAAGGCCACAAACTCTCGGACGAAGGCCAGCTTTGCTCGAGGTGGCACCAGCAAGAGAGCTGAGAAGGTGTTGCGACACAGCCAGACTCTCCCTGAAGTGCTGCCTCTCAGTGGGGCCGCCCTGCAAAAACGCCTGTCTAGCCAAGAAGTGTTCCAGCAGGTGGATAGCAGGGTCCCGAGCAGCCCTCCGTCCTACGAGCAGGCCCTTGAGGACAACGGTCACCCTATGCTCTCGCAACGCCGCTCACTGACTGTGGAGGCTGCCAGGTGTCTGTCAAAGAACACATGTGGTCAGTCTGCACACCCTGCTGAAGGGTCAGCAGATTCTTGCTCCGTGAAAAACTGTAGCGATATTCACTGTTGCGAGAGTGCAGAGAGCACTCATATTTCACCTGAAACTGCGGTCTCACCAGAATCAAGACAGACTGAAGTGTCTACCACCAATCTGGCAACTTGTGGTCAGCAACTGGCGTTGGGCAGCCACTGGAGTGTCAGAGAGTCATATGTGTGA
- the pacc1 gene encoding proton-activated chloride channel, with protein MLRKEAPRCYQEFSDEDCMHASAPYQHTTDTDAAQDLEEASCGTLPDEDILDSGSMPLAFNKACLKNVFTVILVLIYLLLTTVAAFLAYQTISDFMEKLNHPVMSVSYKEVEEFTPPGIALYPGSAQLLSCRHHYHDHIPPGLSAGQMEESDCVIKEVIYNDPYSNHTQKRALVVEGPTDVRNRELVFLQFSQNETEEDFSAISYMLFAQFSDMTKSMDKPAFMKDCERNYSMWTFSGGFRTWVKMSLVRTSGKGNESVEFRQESSVVKYNDRRPPQEQRNELFFVVFQWKDPFIQQVKDIVTANPWNSVAILCGVFMALFKAANFAKLSIKWMIKIRKRHLRTKIREMNQIS; from the exons ATGCTACGAAAAGAGGCACCTCGGTGCTATCAGGAG TTCAGTGATGAAGACTGCATGCATGCATCTGCACCTTACCAGCACACTACAGATACAGATGCTGCCCAGGATCTAGAGGAAGCCAGCTGTGGTACCTTGCCAG ATGAGGATATTTTGGACAGTGGTTCAATGCCACTTGCCTTCAATAAAGCTTGTTTGAAGAATGTCTTCACAGTCATCCTCGTTCTCATTTACCTTCTGTTAACTACGGTCGCAGCTTTTTTGGCTTATCAAACAATTTCTGATTTCATGGAGAAGCTCAATCATCCTGTAATGTCTGTATCATACAAAGAGGTTGAGGAGTTCACTCCTCCAG GAATTGCGCTGTACCCAGGGAGTGCTCAGTTGTTAAGCTGTCGACACCACTATCATGATCACATCCCCCCTGGTTTATCAGCaggccagatggaggagagtGACTGTGTAATAAAGGAAGTCATTTACAATGATCCTTACTCCAACCACACTCAA AAACGAGCCTTAGTGGTTGAAGGTCCGACCGATGTCCGGAACAGAGAACTCGTATtcctccagttcagtcagaaCGAGACGGAGGAAGACTTCAGTGCAATCAGCTACATGCTTTTTGCACAGTTCAGTGACATGACAAAAAG CATGGATAAACCTGCATTTATGAAGGACTGTGAAAGGAACTACTCAATGTGGACATTTTCTGGAGGGTTTCGTACATGGGTCAAGATGTCTTTGGTCAGGACATCTGGGAAAGGAAATGAGTCTGTAGAATTCAGACAAGAG TCCAGTGTCGTGAAGTACAATGACAGAAGGCCTCCACAAGAGCAAAGAAACGAGCTATTCTTTGTTGTATTCCAATGGAAAGATCCATTTATACAACAAGTCAAAGAT ATAGTCACAGCAAATCCATGGAACAGTGTGGCCATTCTCTGTGGCGTCTTCATGGCTCTTTTTAAGGCAGCAAACTTTGCTAAACTCAGCATTAAGTGGATGATTAAAATTCGCAAAAGACACTTGAGGACAAAAATTAGGGAAATGAATCAAATCAGCTGA
- the nenf gene encoding neudesin — protein sequence MLCSRCITFFSLILICTANDTTLKLKHDSKPVRLFTDEELRRYDGSEDGQPIYMAIKGVVFDVTSGKRFYGKDAPYNALVGKDSTRAVAKMSLEPEDLTHDTTGLSEKELESLESVFTGTYKSKYPIVGYTSRRILNEDGSPNEGFKPEDQPHFSIRDEL from the exons ATGCTCTGTTCGCGATGTATTACATTTTTTTCGCTGATATTGATTTGTACGGCAAATGACACTACACTAAAACTTAAACACGATTCGAAACCCGTGAGATTGTTCACCGACGAAGAGTTGAGAAGATACGATGGAAGTGAG GATGGTCAGCCCATTTACATGGCGATAAAGGGAGTCGTGTTTGATGTGACGTCGGGGAAAA GATTTTATGGGAAGGATGCACCTTATAATGCCCTTGTGGGCAAGGACTCAACAAGAGCTGTGGCCAAAATGTCCCTTGAACCTGAAGATCTCACACATGATACA ACAGGCCTCTCTGAGAAGGAGCTGGAATCCCTAGAGAGTGTATTTACTGGAACATACAAGTCTAAATATCCCATAGTGGGCTACACCAGTAGACGCATTCTCAATGAAGATGGCAGTCCCAATGAGGGATTCAAACCAGAGGACCAGCCCCATTTTAGCATCAGAGATGAGCTTTGA